The genome window gtaccggcgatgggagagaagaagaagcagagacaccAAATCCACAATcttgctctagcagcaatcgagcaagtattgCTCTAGTAGAaatcgagcaagtatggatggtaccgGCGATGAGAAGTCCAAATCCGCACACGCGTGACACACGGTGCCGGATGAAATCCAAAttttgtcgcaccaaaaatcttaTGCGACCTAcgcctgcttcggattttggctgaaggaagaacGACTTCTTTTTTGTCCGGTCGAAGGGGAGAAATATCTTTGGCCTCTGCTTCCCTTGCCTTAACTATGTCATTCTAAATCTTGGTGGCACCCAGGGCTTCTGAGAAGGGCTTGGTCCCTTCACCCTCGCCTTTATCCTTGACCATTTCATTCCCTAAATCTCAATCACCACCTTGGTAGGGCCCTTAGGAATATTTGAAGagttaagagcttgaaactccCGCTGGACTCAAGGATCTGCGAATGAAGAAGAACGATCCCCCTCCCATGcgccttatataggaggcaaaccTGGTGGCAATCAATTTTCCCAAATCTCCAAGAAAGAATTACAAGCGAGATAAACCTCGCTCAATTTCCAAAGCAGCCTTCAGCCGTTGGATTTACGTCATCTTGTAAAAAGACCTTAATAAAAGCGCGCCTCGTGTATCGAAACGGCAGGAACGCGACttggataaactaaaagaatgtctcacaaCTAGGCATAGTGCAAAACGGGTGCGAGAGGACAATCATCGTATCGAGATCCTCCTTTCCTCCTAtagggaagaaaagaagaatctcgagaggctattgtggggggtaaaagaccaggAAGCCCATGTCAATATTTATATTGGGCTAAGGGCCCAGTCCAAGgaagaacccctcctcggccatagGAAGaaccctcctcggccatggatGTAGCCGAGGATAAAGGGAGCAACCTACTACTGGGAGTGACACTCCGGGTCATTCCATGGAATAAGGTAAGTACTAAGACAGAAAAGGACAACAAGAGgaatggaaatatctaagggaaagctgtcattattgcattcagtgcccCGTATCTAACATAGTCATGTCTctctgcctttacaaccactcccaacaactttgGGGATGGGCGGATGGGACAAGTAGCAGCGCTATAAATCTATGGGAGGGAAAGGGGATATAAATAGGATGGAATGGGAGGCAACGGggggactaaaaaaaaaacccctaccACTCAACGCGAACTAGAGAAGGCTCatcggattgtgccgaggaccaaTCTTCCTTGATAAACTCAGTTCATCTCAGCTTGATCGTGAAAAATACCATATTAACTGTTACACGTGCACTAAAGCCTGgctcttcgacccactctctacaaatttattgtacagGGCTCACAggtccaagatcccatacattttgggcttgggctgaaaAACAAGACCTTAGAGCTACTATTCacctataattttaaatttttatcaaatttgaaAAGCAAGCTAGGTCCTCCCTTTGAATCTTTTCTTACACCCTTCCggcaaaaaattatttttaattaagaaaaaaaaaaaggaagaagaagagtttcTAACTAAATACCTTGTAAAGTGGTCCAAAGCCTCCTTGTCCAAGcacatttttaattgaaaagttATCTGTGGCATAATTTATTGTAGTAAAATCAAATAATGGTAGCTCTAAATCTCCATTCTCTTGTCCATTGGTGAAGGATTGTTTTGGAGTGTGCAAGATCTTTCCTGCAAAGAATTGGTCACATTTGAACTATCCATACATATTTACAGGAATATATATTGAAGTATTTCGTTTCGTTAGAGGggtgaaaaaatgaaatgatagaaaatgaTGGGAAGATGGAAaaatgggaggatagaaaatattttaatttctctcatttttgtttgattgggagtgaaaaagtgaagggataaaaaaatgaatttttataaatttactcatatacccttgttaaaaaatgatgattaattaaaataaaaaaagtgacgaataaccaaaaaaaaaaaaaaacaatcatccaatttattaaaaaataaaaatcatgtccccaaaaaaaacatgtctagttaaataaaaaaaaaaaaaaagatgaagaagaagaagaaaaacaaaacaattatcaCACccacacaacccaaaaaaaaaaaaaaaaaggtattggACGAATTGCTCGTGTGCGAGtgcacatgggcatttttgtcaatCAAGATATTGAATCCCTACTTagttttctcttcattttgggGAGACAACATCTTGGACCAATTCTTTTACCCTCCCTTTCTCCAACCAAACATCCaccaaaaatgttttttctcctttttttttttttttttttttcttcatactCCCTGAaatccacccaaccaaacatacccttaaccggaaaattattgtgtactcccggagtaccataaatgcatattccctcatctcacatgaatggtgggtcccactaattaaattcatggtgggacctaccattcatgtgagaggagggagtatgcatttatggtactccgagagtacGTAATAATTTTCCCCCGTAACCTACCATGGAAATATTTATTAGCTGGATTCTACCAATCAATGTTACCGAAGTGGTACtctaaaaggaaaatgaaaaattaatacaaattttacaaaatatttttttacaaattgatgtcgATAATTATTGTGATTATTGGTAGatttaaaaaacacaataaataaatatcaaaaattactttttcatAATTAGTGatacattaatttgtaaaatttatggTGTAAAATTGTAGTATCTATAGCATATCTCAAAATCCATGTTGTTGTGATtcttcatatctttttttttttttttaaattctttttttggtttatttttttattttttttatattcaatcaAATTTGAAACAAGTGTTTATAAgatatttgttatatatttatagctTTATTTACCacttaaaatataaacaaacttATCGAACACACTAGATGcttaacatatataataattatttgacccaaaaataacaaaaaaatgcatCAATGAAGCATTAGTTGGGAAACTATCATTCTAATTAATCTCTATGAAAACTAGATTTTCTTCTCAACTTATATCTCATTTGATTTTGCACTCTTTGATGATATCCCAAAAATCACCAAGATActgcaaaataagaaaacttgCAATAAATTGAAGAAGACAAATTTGAAtactcaaggaaaaaaaaaaaaaaaaaaaaacctaaatattaaacatatttttcaaaaagtacaTTGTTGGAATTAGGTTGATAAAACCTAAAACTCATTAGATAACATTTATTATTCAtgtcaaataaatattttcttttaggtttAACAATAAATTATCTTTAGCCACATACcttaaatataattgtattaGAACCACTTAAGAATTCTTATGTATTATTTTCACAAAAGTTGTGAATTTTGAGTGCggtttttataaaatttgtataatttgtttgtaatattattattttcaattgtatTAAAACCacttaagaattttcttttatcacatGCCTTAAATATAATTGTATCAGAACTGCTTAAGAATTTTCATGTATAATTTTCACAAAAGTGATGAATTTGAGtaggtttttttaaaatttgtataatcTATTAgtaatcttatttttctttaatggtaTTAGAACCACTTAAGAATTTTCATGCATAATTTTCACAAAAGAAATGAGTTTGAGTGGAGCTTTTATAAATTTGTGCATTATATCTGTAGTGTGTCTTTGTATTAgaactcactctctctctcttgtgtgtgtgtttctaaaaaaatggTAATTGTCCCATATTGTTGAATAGAGAGTATTATGTATAGTATAACTTGCTCCACTCACTCTTAAAGTTACAATAGCTTTAAATGGAGtttgtagtatttttttgaGTATTAGAACTCGATTTCCTCTcctgtgtgtgtatgtgtttgtttctaaaaaaaaatgttacattttACAAGATCCtacaattctttcaaaaaactatttccTTTTTAATGTTCTTTCAAAGGCTATGTTTTTTAAGGGGCTAATTAATTTATCTCACATCCAATTTCATATCATGCTTGGTTATCAACTTATGATTGGATTACAACACTAACATAAGAGACTACCAAGGGTCCAATGGTACTTGccgaaaaattaaatttacgtATACCAATCAAAAGGAAATACTTAAGTATATTGTGGATTTGTACGTGTATTTGGGTGTCTCTAGAGTTTTCCAGTAAAGAACCACATCTATATGAGAGTTTTAGCCAATCCTCCGACTGATTGGTGCAACCATGCTAGGCAtggaaaagaaatagaaagactAATTGGTGAAAGACATggtaaaaacaacaaaagcatCATATAAATCATTGCCAACATGCCGtaggaaaagaaatttgaatttgaaatatgGACCAGAATCGATCTGTGATGGCTGTCGTAAGATCAGTCATGCTTTGTTTTACTATAATTTTTCACTGATcaaatcttattttttgtatttaaagaTGAGTTACCTTCTCGATTCAGCTTCTTCACATAATCATCAAGCACAGGCAGAGGAGAGCGATTCCAAAAGATAAGGTAGAGATAACTATTATCCTCACTCGTTTCTTCAATTTCGGTTTTAAATAAACTGTTGCATGCACAGATTCAATGTAAATAGGAGAAAGATTAGGTAATGTTGTGATGATGTACCTTTCTCCATATTCATCTGGCCAATCTGATTGCTAAAGAGGACAATGTCGGCGTTGTTGAAGCTCTTGGTGATGAGCTCTTCAGTTGTGTAATCGTGGCACTGCAAGGTTGGAAGATAAATGgaatggaaaaattaaaaacaaaactaaaagatacATGTAGACCATAAAAAATTCACCTTAAGTTAAATACCCTGCCTTTGGTTTTTTCAGAAACGGCAGCAATTGAAAGGATTTGAACATTTGGAGGAAGGAAGAGCTGTGACAATAGAAGAGGGAGAGCCTTGGCATTATGAATATGAAGTCTGAAGATTTGAAACTGTCTTTGTAAGAGAGAGAGGCTGGCATTAGCAAGCTGAATGCCTAATTTTTTGAAACCATGAAACAAAGGTAAAGCAAAAGGTGGGGAGACAGAAAGGGTTGCCTTTGTAAGAGAGAGAGGCTGGCATTAGCAAGCTGAATGCCTAATTTTTTGAAACCATGAAACAAAGGTAAAGCAAAAGGTGGGGAGACAGAAAGGGTTGCCGTTAAAAATTAAAGCTACGGTTTTAAAGCAAAAGCTGTGACAATACCATTCCATTAGGTTTGAGTTTTATGGTGGACAACATATAGGTTTGGGCTTCATGGTTGTTATCATTAATGTTAGATACATATTTACAATTAAAGCTATAAAGATTGGGCTTTGTGGTAGAGATAAGGCTGtgaatcatttttcttttatttgtattttaaaattatagaagaaattcataaaaaaatgatattgacatgactactgatgtggctcaatagAAGCGtggcaacattaaatgctacggttcagtttttagatatatatatatatatatatatatatatatatatataaactaaatgATGTCTCGCATAATGCGCGAATActttacaatttcatttaaaatcatttttatgtatattaagacctatatatatatatatatatatatatatattgtataataTTTAAGTTTGGCCATAATATTTTTGAATACTTTGaaattaggggtgtcaatgttcgacccaactTGCGAACACAACATGAACCCGACACAGATTTTTGCAGGTTAGGGTTggaccttaatgggtttgggtcataaatgggtcgACCCGAAAtcgacacgataagaaacgtgtcgTAAGCGGGTTAACCTGCGTAACCcacaatagacacgtttgacatgCCAATTTAAAAGACCtacttaacacaacccgtttaactcgtattacaaataaatatttattttattttagattcatCAAATACCTAtacaacatatattttttaaaaagaaaagtaagtaattacaGAAACTTgtaagggatataattggaaattgaaattttacaaatcctagatctctaaaccctacaagccctaaatctctaaaccttcttaaaaacatcttcttctttttttctttttctttttttaatttcagttgTACTACTTACTCTACTATCTTATAAATTCACGCCCAATTCTTAAACTCAAAGTCTCAAATTggttattgctctctctctctctctctctctctctctctctctctctctctcatgtgtttAGTGAgtttagaattaaagaaaaccGTTTTCTTGGTGTTTCAAAATTCTGTAGTAATTTTTTCTGCATGATGTTTTTGTTCTATAAACTTTGAACCCATATGCTGTTATTAATATATGAGATATATTAATTGTTAATTAAGGCCACGGTTGTAGCTTTTGATTTGTgccgtgtttttttttttttggtgtttgtattAGTGTTGGACATGGTCTGCATATCTTACAAGTGGGTTTATTGAGATAGTTTATAAACTAGATATGATGGGTTTGCTTTTAAAACTATTATATTTGGCATGgaacttgcacaaatgaaattggatgagcttgtggaagatgttatgaatttggacatcatAAAAGAAgctatggatgataatcgtagtcatagtcaggattagtTTACTATTTACtctaattctttcaatattgatacttagggtgagtttggttcaactttttgtaaaagtgcataatgaaaaagtggagttttcaaaaagtgcataattgaaaaagtgcattttcaaaaagctaagtgtttggtaaaagctgttaaaaagttctttttgaaaaagttgagtgtttcgttagcacttataaaagtggcagtttgagggataaattaccagaaaggacaatgtatatataagagcatctccagtaggttagacaaatttttgtactgtttggacaATCAATAGTGACATTTATCTTTTGCCTAtccacttttttaatttttattttgtaatcaaatttattcttttttaatatttatttattatttttctattcattctcaacaattatatttttcaacaaaaagtgttacatccacaatattttttgcaatactttcacaagaatcataacaaaatcttatatgaaaagttgttactagttctaatttgaacccattattgaaattacatttttactcatcaatattagctaattacttaaaatttattgtgaaaatattgtggtaatatttttaaattgtgatttctaatactttgcctttttttttttcctccatacgtttccttttttttttttttctcttgtattttgTCCACCACACACGTATACATTATTTTGTCCacatcctctcctttttctttttctttacttccacACCTCCCCTTTCCAGAAGCTCCtcattctttcattctttcctcttttatttttcctttacttcCACTTGATGATTCCAAAGCTCTCTGgctctctcaatttcttctctctcttttttttttttttttttcacttgatgATTCCAAAGCATTCCAAAGCTCTCCGgctctctcaatttcttctctcttttttttttttttttttttttttttttttttttttttccacttgatGATTCCAAAGCTCTCTGgctctctcaatttcttcttctctctctttttttttttttttttttccacttgatTTCCAGAAGCTCTCCACTTCCGCTTCTTGACTTATATGAAGCAAATTGCTCGCGGACCTGAACTAAACATTGAGAAGCCTCACGACCTGAACTGAACACTGTGGGTTCGGTCTTTCttcgtcttcctcttcttcttctttctttctgtctttctgtgtgtttatggttgtttggccgtgggtttgtgctatttgatttctgtagttttggattgtggtttgtgttttgggtaatgatttttctgtgtgttctttgggttgatttctcatGGGTATGGGCTGGTTAtgatttctctgttctttgggCTGGTTACGAAGAGGGCAGAGCAAAGCAGAGAGAAGAGATGGAAGGCGTCGTGCAAAGGGAGAGCATAAATGAGATGAGGGGCGTGAGAGAACTGAATAATTGAATGGGTATTTCTGTAATTCTACCGTAGCAACGGTAACCCATCCAAAACGTGCACTgcgcgttttcatttatggaccctCAGAGGTCCATAAAAATTTCCGCATTTGTCCGCATTTTTGGTCTatgcccaaaacgcaacttttatcaaaaagttgcgttttgggcttAACCAAACGCAAATTTAGGTttggcttttttcaaaaagccctttttgggctcaaaatgtggaaacaaacgggcacttagcatttggcgagttctaaggatattatatttctgttgaactatgttattccatttttgttaaactatattcttttgaatttgggttgaagtgtatgcacttcttttagagtgtaaagaacttatttctagatgaatgttatatttttgttgaactatattattttaaatgtgggttgaagacttgaagtgtatgtaTTGCTTTTGagatgtaaaaataataatttctagatggatgttatatttaatattatgtaggttaaaatgggttgtgttaaattcgtgtcaacccaacacaaCTCGTTTATTAAGCATGTCAAATGGGCatgggtcaggtcaacccgccttattaacaggtcgagtttgggttgaaaaatcatgacacgattattaaatgggtcggattagggttgagccatttagtcgaatacccctacctcgacacgacaTGAACCCGACACACTAACCCGAATTAACACCCCtatttgaaacttgattttcttaattcatattgTATGGACCATAATTCAAAGTCGGCCCAACACCCCGATCGGCTATCTCGAACTAGCCAGGCCCATCTCAACAGTGAGCCGAACACTACCGAGAATATCAAGTCGAACACCCATCTAGCCATGGATGAAAGGTAATGCCTTGGGGAGTTTGTCTGCCAAGCATATCTTGGCGTCTGGTGCAAGCTCCAAGAAGGTCATCTCAGAAGCATGTAGTGGGTCCCTTCAAGTTAGGAATATGGAGCTGGGAGGGAATTCCTACTTGGGAAAGACTAGCCTTCATCATGATAAACCCACTAATAGAAGATTATAAGAGGGGAAAAAGGGAAGGTGGAAGGGGGTTGGAAAAATtgggaagaaaagagagagagagagagagagagagggcttGATAATATAGCCAACGTCTCGGCTAGGCCAGAGTTGTAAGAGTTTGGGGTCCAACAACCGTTTGCTTCCATCAAAAACCCGTAACATCATTTCTTAGATCTCCCACTGTGAGATAAGCCTAAACCAGAATACAAATAAAATGGAAGTTTGAGCCCAAAGACTCCATCCTATTGGCCCAGCTTCCccacatattttataagaatttaaagCATAGACTAtttttatatcctaaaattacataaaatactTTTACATAATTAATGCTCTGCTACCATTCACTGCATATGGGAAGCAGATTTTAGTAAGTTAATCATGGGAACGAGATTTCTTGAATGTTATCTTCCCCACTTCATGttggaaaattattgtttcacaCTTTCAAATGTATAATGTTTCGCATAATGTCCACTTGTTATAAATGATGTGAAAGAGTCGACAATTTTGGATGTGAATGCCccacaccaccccccccccccccccccccccccccgccctTCTCCATCGGTCCAATGCCCCAATCTTGAAGACATTACGTACCATGCTTAATAGGAGTTTTTGATAGTCGTTCCTATGCTTTCCTGCCTGTAATGATCAACTCGACTACCCACTATGTTGCCAGTGTGCTTTGGGGTAGGAATTTGTGATACTTCCTTATAAAATTAGCCTTGGAATTCTATTTCTATATCACGCTCCTTGGCATTTTTGACATAATCCAAATACTTTGGGCACAGGttttaaaatagaatattttccaCATACTAACTTTCTTCAAGccacaatcaaacaaataaaaaaaataaaaaaactcctCAATGACATAAGAATCTATTCTACCAGGTAATGTGTTACTAATGAAAGGTTTTCGGGAGTTTAAGTGATAGTCTAGCAGTAATAACATCATTTGTGATGCCTCATGTTGGTGATTCAAATTTCACCTCTACCTATCTCCActctcacttaaaaaaaaaaaaaaaaaaaaaaaaaaaaaaaaaaaaaaaaaaaaaagaaaaaaaaggcttcCAATGATCCCtagatttgtttgtttgtttttttttttttttttttaggatctCAAACGTGTGAGAAATTGTCTTTTACTTTAGGATATGTGATCTCCCCCTCTCCCCTTCCTTTACTTGGAACATCCATCTTGTTCTCCATTAAATGACTGAATTACTTTAAGAATCTTGTTCTCCATTAAATGACTGAATTACTTTAAGAATCTCATCAATGTTACTCTCATTccaaattttaatcaaattctCAAACACTCATATAAAACTCCTTTTCAAGGATTTGTACAGTCTCTTTAGCTTACAAATTCCTTCGCCATAACCTTACTTCTTCCACTTATCTTGAATCCTAGAATTGGATAATGCAAGCATCACCTTAATTTATTCACTTTTCTTTGAAAATCTCATGGCCTTATCCGTATAAGAACTATCTTATTTTCCATTCCCCTATCATCTACAATGTGGTGTCCGAAGTGTAATTCCCTTGAATCTCCCAAAAATTATCGTCGGTGTATAAATTGATTTTGTACCAATTTACATGGTGCCATTTCAATATGTTGCCAATGCTATCTCTCATTGTCTTCCTTGGTCCTTACTATTTATCTTCTCAATTTGGAATATTTGGttatcttaaaaaagaaaaaaaaaatcatcattcaACAGATAGATTCACACCATTATTCAACATGCCATAGAATTTTACCAATCCTATCTCTGCTTCAGCACCATGCCAAGCACACATGACACCATTCAGAACATGAAAAGAAACAACTAGTATCATTTTGAAAAAGGAATTGATGTGTCTTAAAGaacattatgaaaaaaaaaaaacatattacaaTGTTCAAATTAATTTCCAGACAAACAATTATTCTTTGTtgaacagaaaagaaaaaagaagagagcgtAAAAAAGTGTCTAAGAAATCGCATTATCAAAAATATTTGGAGAAACTGCTAGAGTGTTGTTTAGAGGGTTCTCTCTccaaaattaagagaaaaatgcATTTAGAGAGGCTATTGGGGATGCTTGATTTCACCAGCATAAAATAAGACCCTGTATACATTCAATCATTTCTCATAGACACACTCGTCGCCATCATGATAGTAAGTAATAACCACAGTAAAGGGAGAAAATCAATATTCAACAAGTACTAAATCTAATAGTATTAACCAAGAAAATGTGCAACTGAAAGAGTACAACCCAATACTACAATCTTAACCCTttaagaagaaggaaaacaaatatagtcaaaaaacaatttcatcaaTGATGATCAAAGACTCACTTCCTCTTCCTAGCTTGAAAATCATCGTCATCTTCATCCTCTTCCTCAACAAAGTCATCATCAACATACTCATCCTCATCATCCCACTCATCttcatcaaacccatccaactcATCATCCaattcctcatcatcatcatcatcgacACGTCGCTGACTAGCAACCTTTACAACCCGAGTCTGGTCCTTGGCAAAATACCCATTTACCAAACCAGTTTTTTTATCAGCTTTCTCAACAAAGACGCCACCACTAGCCCTCTCGCCTTTGTCAACAGCTACAACACCCTCCTCCCCCTTTAGATCAAACCCAAAGAACCCACATTCTCTTTTTTTGAATACAATGTTATAAGCAGCCACCTTGGAGGTATTGTTTATGCCATTGCATTTCTGGACGATGCGATTGTGAAGGATATGGAAGGGAACTTTGGTGTTTCCAAGTACCATTCTGGTTGCCATTGTTAAGTCTTAGGGAAGTGAAAACTATGGAAGTGGAGGCTGAGTACAGAGTAGCCAAGCGTGTAGTTTCATATATGGAGGGTTTAggattttaggtttagggttttaggagGACATGTGGTCTTCTGGTGTGTGCAGAAGGTGGTTCTAGAGACTTCCTGTTTGGTAAAGGTTGCCACGTTTTTGCGATTGGGCTTTGCTAAGGTTGCATTTTAGGCCTGTTTCAATTTTGGGTATATATGAGCCCGACTGCTGTTGatccttccaaaaaaaaattagggataTTTATACTCTTTAAGTCTTATcacaaaaaattagtttaatatgacccaaaaaaatcacaaataacCATTCCAAaatctgtgattttttttctctgttaaCAATACTCTTAGGTATTTGTAGTTCTCATCTCACACACATCTGATAATTACTGGAAAATTTCTTTGAGATGATGCCAATAACATAATTATAGAGAACCTTATAAATCTCGTAAGACCTTAGAAATCATTAAATCAATCCTTTGGagttaataatattattacaatCCTCATCATATGAGATTTTGAGGTTATCATTGAGTTGGTTAGCCCAACCCCCAGATATTTATCTTTTTGCACGGACCGTATTGATTATGACagataatctatatatacatttgttgcatacaaaattatatactttctctctcttttctaatTTGAGCCAAAATAGTCAAAAAACATGTTTGcctgaaatatttagcaatctaccactgtttataaaatatatagcaaTGTATCAAAACTCAAATTTAGGGAACTCGAGTTTGACATGTGTGAGAGACCGAAAAATTAGatgctctcaaaaaagagatttttgagTGCTATTTCAAGAcatctctctttttgggtaggtggtgtggagtcgccacttattttttatacaaaaaaaaaattagaaaaaaatgaaatacaactttacatgactaaaatgttccgttctcattgattgaataaaaaaaaaatacaaacttgaTAAATAGAATATTACATGGCTTTaggtcctagt of Quercus lobata isolate SW786 chromosome 8, ValleyOak3.0 Primary Assembly, whole genome shotgun sequence contains these proteins:
- the LOC115954760 gene encoding putative serine/threonine-protein kinase receptor, whose product is MFKSFQLLPFLKKPKCHDYTTEELITKSFNNADIVLFSNQIGQMNMEKGKILHTPKQSFTNGQENGDLELPLFDFTTINYATDNFSIKNVLGQGGFGPLYKKSPEHRPTMCTVV
- the LOC115956596 gene encoding uncharacterized protein LOC115956596; this translates as MATRMVLGNTKVPFHILHNRIVQKCNGINNTSKVAAYNIVFKKRECGFFGFDLKGEEGVVAVDKGERASGGVFVEKADKKTGLVNGYFAKDQTRVVKVASQRRVDDDDDEELDDELDGFDEDEWDDEDEYVDDDFVEEEDEDDDDFQARKRK